Proteins encoded together in one Ferroglobus placidus DSM 10642 window:
- a CDS encoding branched-chain amino acid ABC transporter permease has translation MNELRRERIDRPIKARTDDIYALMSYRELSYLLLPRILPVAILLLLPLIVPNLYYLRVLNIALSFAILAASWDFLANYVGLVSLGHALFFGIGAYTAGALSAYFDLPIFVTIPLATLAGGAISTALIYPTLKVRGIYFSLITLAFPLLLARLIEATDILGGTLGITDVEGFPNPWIESYLLIFSLIVVVFGLRRLLGEDLGIVLRAIKDNDLTVEASGINVNKYRAVAVFISSAIASFVGAYTAHSYMFVGLPYLNLEYSIFPIAATVVGGMSSIAGAAIGAFVLVPLSEMLREFGTLRIAIYSLLLMLFIALRPEGIYMFLWRKYHQIERWVKA, from the coding sequence ATGAACGAGCTGAGAAGGGAAAGAATAGATCGACCTATTAAAGCAAGGACAGATGACATATACGCTTTGATGAGCTATAGGGAGTTGAGCTACCTTTTACTTCCGAGAATTTTACCAGTAGCGATTCTTCTCCTACTCCCGCTGATAGTTCCCAACCTATACTACCTGAGAGTTCTCAACATAGCTTTATCTTTCGCGATCCTCGCGGCAAGCTGGGATTTCTTGGCAAATTACGTCGGATTGGTCTCTCTTGGTCACGCTCTCTTTTTCGGAATAGGCGCTTATACAGCCGGAGCTCTCTCAGCCTACTTCGACTTGCCTATCTTTGTCACGATACCCTTAGCAACTTTGGCTGGAGGTGCGATTTCAACAGCGCTAATCTACCCAACTTTGAAGGTTCGAGGAATATACTTCTCCCTTATAACCCTCGCGTTCCCCTTGCTTTTAGCCAGGTTAATAGAAGCTACGGACATCCTCGGCGGGACTCTCGGAATAACCGACGTTGAAGGCTTTCCAAATCCGTGGATAGAAAGTTACCTACTAATCTTCTCGCTAATCGTCGTAGTTTTCGGATTGAGAAGGTTGCTTGGAGAAGACCTCGGAATAGTCCTGAGGGCTATAAAGGACAACGACTTAACTGTGGAAGCTTCCGGAATCAACGTGAATAAGTACAGAGCTGTTGCGGTTTTCATCTCCTCAGCCATAGCATCTTTCGTTGGCGCTTACACAGCCCACTCCTACATGTTCGTCGGTTTGCCCTACCTCAATCTTGAGTACTCGATTTTCCCTATAGCAGCTACAGTCGTCGGAGGAATGAGCTCCATAGCCGGAGCTGCTATAGGAGCTTTCGTTCTCGTTCCGCTGAGCGAAATGCTGAGAGAATTCGGAACGTTGAGAATAGCGATATACTCCCTTCTGCTAATGCTCTTCATAGCTCTTCGTCCCGAGGGAATCTACATGTTCCTCTGGAGGAAATATCACCAGATCGAGAGGTGGGTGAAAGCTTGA
- a CDS encoding branched-chain amino acid ABC transporter permease, with the protein MEALLNFLIYGLVQSAFLSLVAIGFSLTYGISRLPNFAHGALYILAGFLIWNGLNVWKIGYLPSVVLAIIFTALIGYTLYYGIIIRVRGMEVSEVIATFAFSFVVVELLRYFGLFGLSYTLPPFLRGSLEFAGIVLDYQRLIVIVSTLALVAFLYLFTHYTKTGLAFRAIAQDEQVAMMLGIDSDRVAALSLAFGSALAALAAAIWIPVSQLASESALEILLYALVVSILGGLGSVAGVIVASLIIGYAQVFTASFIAPHYQMIVALVAIIILLLTKPSGIFGKQKELEERV; encoded by the coding sequence ATGGAAGCTCTTTTAAATTTTTTAATTTACGGTTTAGTGCAGAGCGCGTTTCTATCTCTTGTCGCTATAGGGTTTTCGTTAACCTACGGCATAAGCAGGCTGCCGAACTTCGCCCACGGAGCTTTGTACATTCTTGCAGGCTTTTTAATCTGGAACGGGCTTAACGTCTGGAAGATAGGCTATCTACCTTCGGTAGTTTTGGCAATAATTTTCACGGCTTTGATAGGCTATACTCTCTACTACGGAATAATCATAAGAGTTAGAGGAATGGAGGTTTCGGAGGTAATAGCAACCTTTGCTTTCAGCTTCGTAGTCGTTGAACTTCTCAGATACTTCGGCTTGTTCGGACTTTCCTACACTCTGCCACCATTTTTGAGGGGAAGCTTGGAATTTGCTGGAATTGTGTTGGATTACCAGAGACTGATAGTTATCGTATCTACTCTTGCCCTCGTCGCCTTCCTCTACCTCTTCACCCACTACACGAAGACCGGTTTGGCTTTTAGGGCTATAGCTCAGGATGAGCAAGTGGCTATGATGCTGGGAATAGACTCGGACAGAGTTGCAGCTTTAAGCTTAGCTTTCGGTTCGGCTTTAGCAGCTTTAGCAGCAGCAATCTGGATTCCCGTAAGCCAGCTGGCATCTGAATCAGCGTTGGAAATACTCCTTTACGCTTTAGTTGTCAGCATTCTCGGCGGACTTGGAAGCGTGGCTGGAGTGATAGTAGCCAGTTTGATCATAGGCTACGCTCAAGTCTTTACGGCTTCGTTTATAGCTCCCCATTACCAGATGATAGTTGCTCTTGTTGCAATAATAATCCTGCTTCTTACCAAGCCTTCTGGCATATTCGGAAAGCAGAAAGAGCTGGAGGAGAGAGTATGA